One Micromonospora sp. WMMD812 genomic window carries:
- a CDS encoding DNA-formamidopyrimidine glycosylase family protein gives MPELPEVEALAGYLRQRAVGRRVDRLEVAAISALKTYDPAPTAATGRTVVDARRHGKFLDVVLDGDLHLVVHLARAGWLHYREAFPSAAPLRPGKGPIALRVRLDDGSGFDLTEAGTQKKLAAYLVTDPGAVPGVAKLGPDALAADLPTFAERLRSRRGQVKGVLTDQSVLSGVGNAYSDEILHAAKLSPFAITDRLTDDQLAALHVATRQVLGDAVDRSLGQRAAELKGEKRSGLKVHARTGLPCPVCGDTVREVSFSDSSLQYCATCQTGGKPLADRRLSRLVR, from the coding sequence GTGCCCGAACTACCGGAGGTTGAAGCGCTCGCGGGTTACCTGCGCCAGCGCGCGGTGGGGCGGCGCGTCGACCGGCTCGAGGTCGCCGCGATCAGCGCCCTCAAGACGTACGACCCGGCGCCGACCGCGGCCACCGGCCGGACGGTGGTGGACGCGCGCCGGCACGGCAAGTTCCTCGACGTCGTCCTCGACGGCGACCTGCACCTGGTGGTGCACCTGGCCCGGGCGGGCTGGTTGCACTACCGGGAGGCGTTCCCCTCGGCCGCCCCGCTGCGCCCCGGCAAGGGTCCGATCGCCCTTCGGGTCCGCCTGGACGACGGCTCCGGCTTCGACCTGACCGAGGCCGGCACCCAGAAGAAGCTCGCCGCGTACCTGGTGACCGACCCGGGAGCCGTCCCGGGGGTCGCCAAGCTCGGCCCGGACGCGCTCGCCGCCGACCTGCCCACCTTCGCCGAGCGGCTGCGCAGCCGGCGGGGGCAGGTGAAGGGCGTGCTGACCGACCAGTCGGTCCTCTCCGGGGTCGGCAACGCGTACTCCGACGAGATCCTGCACGCGGCCAAGCTCTCCCCGTTCGCGATCACCGACCGGCTGACCGACGACCAGCTGGCCGCCCTGCACGTGGCGACCCGCCAGGTGCTCGGCGACGCGGTCGACCGGTCGCTCGGCCAGCGCGCGGCCGAGCTGAAGGGCGAGAAGCGCTCCGGGCTGAAGGTGCACGCGCGCACCGGACTGCCCTGCCCGGTCTGTGGCGACACCGTCCGGGAGGTCTCCTTCTCCGACTCGAGCCTCCAGTACTGCGCGACCTGTCAGACGGGCGGCAAGCCACTCGCTGACCGACGGTTGTCCCGTCTCGTACGGTGA
- a CDS encoding glycosyltransferase yields MRIVVAHNRYREAQPSGENTIVDAEINQLTAAGVEVLPFIRSSDEIPSMSTAAKALLPISPIWAPRAQHDLSRLLTEHRPDVLHLHNPYPLLSPWVVRTAHRHGVPVVQTVHNYRQVCSSGIYFRDGVICQDCKGRALGVPAIKHRCYRDSAAQSALMATTLAVHRGTWRSVDRYIALTSAIADHLRDYGIPDERIVVKPNAVPDPGRPAPLGDGFLYMARLSPEKGVDLLLDAWRRHPVGALGTLRVAGDGELRPLVEAAAAERPDVVYLGQLDRAGVRAAVEASAVVIAASMWHDVLPTVIIEALASGRPVLGTALGGIPYLVGADAPREPAGTGPAEVASAVAGDGGSPMPAGIEAGEAGWVVAPEPAALAAALPIARAGAAALAPAARTRYERTFHPDVVTRQLIDIYAGLSRTPSRA; encoded by the coding sequence GTGAGAATCGTGGTGGCGCACAACCGGTACCGGGAGGCTCAGCCGTCCGGCGAGAACACCATCGTCGACGCGGAGATCAACCAGCTCACCGCGGCCGGGGTCGAGGTGCTGCCGTTCATCCGCAGCTCGGACGAGATCCCGTCGATGTCGACGGCGGCGAAGGCGCTGCTGCCGATCTCGCCGATCTGGGCCCCGCGCGCCCAGCACGACCTGAGCCGGCTGCTCACCGAGCACCGGCCGGACGTGCTGCACCTGCACAACCCGTACCCGCTGCTCTCCCCCTGGGTGGTGCGGACCGCGCACCGGCACGGGGTGCCGGTGGTCCAGACGGTGCACAACTACCGGCAGGTCTGCTCCTCCGGGATCTACTTCCGGGACGGCGTGATCTGCCAGGACTGCAAGGGCCGGGCGCTGGGCGTGCCGGCGATCAAGCACCGCTGCTACCGGGACTCGGCGGCGCAGAGCGCGCTGATGGCGACCACCCTGGCCGTGCACCGCGGCACCTGGCGGTCGGTGGACCGGTACATCGCGCTCACCTCGGCCATCGCCGACCACCTGCGCGACTACGGCATTCCGGACGAGCGCATCGTGGTCAAGCCGAACGCCGTGCCGGACCCGGGCCGCCCCGCGCCGCTCGGCGACGGGTTCCTCTACATGGCCCGGCTCTCCCCGGAGAAGGGCGTCGACCTGTTGCTGGACGCCTGGCGTCGGCATCCGGTGGGCGCGCTGGGCACGTTGCGCGTGGCCGGCGACGGCGAGCTGCGCCCGCTGGTGGAGGCCGCCGCCGCCGAGCGCCCCGACGTCGTCTACCTGGGCCAACTCGACCGGGCCGGGGTGCGCGCGGCGGTCGAGGCGAGCGCGGTGGTGATCGCCGCCTCCATGTGGCACGACGTGCTGCCGACCGTGATCATCGAGGCGCTGGCCAGCGGCCGGCCGGTGCTCGGCACCGCGCTGGGCGGCATTCCGTACCTGGTGGGCGCGGACGCTCCGCGCGAGCCGGCCGGCACCGGGCCGGCCGAGGTCGCCTCGGCCGTCGCCGGGGACGGCGGGTCGCCGATGCCGGCCGGCATCGAGGCGGGCGAGGCCGGCTGGGTGGTGGCCCCGGAGCCGGCCGCGCTGGCCGCCGCCCTGCCGATCGCCCGGGCGGGGGCCGCCGCGCTCGCCCCGGCCGCCCGGACCCGCTACGAGCGGACCTTCCACCCCGACGTGGTCACCAGGCAGCTCATCGACATCTACGCCGGCCTGTCCCGCACCCCGAGCCGCGCCTGA
- a CDS encoding CDP-alcohol phosphatidyltransferase family protein, whose amino-acid sequence MTTLAEPVQPTAADFHRTNRGGGLFSESISQWLGAAFAVAGHRLGLRPTALTITNLVIGLATSVSVVALAGPVAAGEVPAWVVGLLALVGWQVAYALDCADGQLARVTGQRSPAGARVDVLCDVAAQIALVAALGATAVAQHPSTPTWLVAAFAGTWMVNLVTSVMQAGPNAASIVTSTSLPVRLVKLVRDYGAVIFVAALVLLFAPALVLWVMVAFTVVNGVFLLASILFSARASLR is encoded by the coding sequence GTGACCACCTTGGCTGAGCCCGTCCAGCCGACCGCGGCCGACTTCCACCGGACCAACCGGGGCGGCGGCCTGTTCAGCGAGTCGATCAGCCAGTGGTTGGGGGCCGCCTTCGCGGTCGCCGGGCACCGTCTGGGGCTCCGCCCGACCGCACTGACGATCACGAACCTGGTGATCGGGCTGGCCACCTCGGTGAGCGTCGTCGCGCTCGCCGGCCCGGTCGCCGCGGGCGAGGTGCCGGCCTGGGTGGTCGGGTTGCTCGCGCTGGTCGGCTGGCAGGTGGCGTACGCCCTGGACTGCGCGGACGGCCAGCTCGCCCGGGTGACCGGCCAGCGCAGCCCGGCGGGCGCGCGGGTCGACGTGCTCTGCGACGTGGCCGCCCAGATCGCCCTGGTCGCGGCCCTCGGGGCGACCGCGGTGGCGCAGCACCCGTCCACCCCGACGTGGCTGGTCGCCGCGTTCGCCGGCACCTGGATGGTGAACCTGGTCACGTCTGTCATGCAGGCGGGCCCGAACGCGGCGAGCATCGTCACCTCGACCTCGCTGCCGGTGCGGCTGGTGAAGCTGGTCCGCGACTACGGCGCGGTGATCTTCGTGGCCGCGCTGGTGCTGCTCTTCGCCCCGGCCCTGGTGCTCTGGGTGATGGTCGCGTTCACCGTGGTCAACGGCGTCTTCCTGCTGGCCAGCATCCTCTTCAGCGCCCGCGCCAGCCTCCGCTGA
- a CDS encoding iron-containing alcohol dehydrogenase family protein codes for MPLLARTVNTPLLIEVRRGAVADLGPLLADRRISAGGDVAVVVGPGQGEKIVELCRPSLGSADVFTVAGGTIDAANELGDRLRSRSYDAVVGIGGGKTIDTAKYAATRYGIPMVSVATSLANDGIASPTASLDHEGGKGSYGVHIPIAVIVDLDFVENGPDRQTQAGIGDAVSNLSACADWELAHEVRGEPIDGLAVTLARSGAEALVNHPGKITDDGFLTTLAEALILGGLASSVCGSTRPASGGDHEISHAIDHLFPGTASHGEQAGLGALFCTFLRGEPERFGQLARCLHRHGLATTPAELGLTDDQFVEAVHYAPSTRPDRYTILEHLSLSAGDLRTRLGDYVDALRDHLG; via the coding sequence GTGCCGCTACTAGCCCGTACCGTCAACACCCCCCTGTTGATCGAGGTCCGGCGGGGCGCGGTGGCGGACCTCGGCCCGCTGCTCGCCGACCGCCGCATCTCGGCCGGCGGCGACGTCGCCGTGGTGGTCGGCCCGGGGCAGGGCGAGAAGATCGTGGAGCTGTGCCGGCCCAGTCTGGGTTCGGCCGACGTCTTCACCGTGGCCGGCGGCACCATCGACGCGGCGAACGAGCTCGGCGACCGGCTCCGGTCCCGCTCGTACGACGCCGTGGTCGGCATCGGCGGTGGGAAGACCATCGACACGGCCAAGTACGCCGCCACCCGGTACGGCATCCCGATGGTGAGCGTGGCGACCTCGCTCGCCAACGACGGCATCGCCTCACCGACCGCCTCCCTGGACCACGAGGGCGGCAAGGGCTCCTACGGGGTGCACATCCCGATCGCGGTGATCGTCGACCTGGACTTCGTGGAGAACGGCCCGGACCGGCAGACCCAGGCGGGCATCGGGGACGCGGTGAGCAACCTGAGCGCCTGCGCCGACTGGGAGCTGGCCCACGAGGTCCGGGGCGAGCCGATCGACGGCCTCGCCGTGACCCTGGCCCGGTCCGGCGCCGAGGCCCTGGTCAACCACCCCGGCAAGATCACCGACGACGGTTTCCTCACCACGCTCGCCGAGGCGCTCATCCTCGGCGGGCTCGCGAGTTCGGTGTGCGGGTCGACCCGGCCGGCCAGCGGCGGCGACCACGAGATCTCGCACGCCATCGACCACCTCTTCCCCGGCACCGCCTCGCACGGGGAGCAGGCCGGGCTCGGCGCGTTGTTCTGCACGTTCCTGCGCGGCGAGCCGGAGCGGTTCGGCCAGCTGGCCCGGTGCCTGCACCGGCACGGCCTGGCCACCACCCCCGCGGAGCTGGGGCTGACCGACGACCAGTTCGTCGAGGCGGTCCACTACGCGCCCAGCACCCGGCCGGACCGCTACACCATCCTCGAACACCTCTCGCTGTCCGCCGGCGACCTGCGGACCCGGCTTGGAGACTACGTTGACGCCCTTCGTGACCACCTTGGCTGA
- a CDS encoding phosphocholine cytidylyltransferase family protein translates to MIGMVLAAGAGRRLRPYTDTLPKALVPVDGDVTILDIALGNLAEVGLTEIVIVVGYAADAVRDRQADLEKRYGVTLTLVHNDKAEEWNNAYSLWLAREHFARGVLLVNGDTVHPVSVEKTLLAERGPGILLAVDTLKPLAEEEMKTTFDAAGQLTRITKVMDPGEAYGEYIGATLIEPQVADALADALEATWRRDPNLYYEDGYQEFADRGGEVRAAPIGDVPWVEVDNHADLARAREIACRY, encoded by the coding sequence ATGATCGGGATGGTGCTCGCAGCCGGGGCGGGGCGCCGGCTGCGCCCGTACACCGACACACTGCCCAAGGCGCTCGTCCCGGTAGACGGCGACGTCACCATCCTGGACATCGCCCTCGGCAACCTGGCCGAGGTGGGGCTCACCGAGATCGTGATCGTGGTCGGCTACGCGGCCGACGCCGTCCGGGATCGGCAGGCCGACCTGGAGAAGCGGTACGGCGTCACCCTCACCCTGGTGCACAACGACAAGGCCGAGGAGTGGAACAACGCGTACTCGCTCTGGCTGGCCCGCGAGCACTTCGCGCGGGGTGTGCTGCTGGTCAACGGCGACACCGTGCACCCGGTCAGCGTGGAGAAGACGCTGCTCGCCGAGCGCGGGCCGGGCATCCTGCTCGCCGTCGACACCCTGAAGCCGCTGGCCGAGGAGGAGATGAAGACCACCTTCGACGCCGCCGGCCAGCTCACCCGGATCACCAAGGTGATGGACCCGGGCGAGGCGTACGGGGAGTACATCGGCGCGACGCTGATCGAGCCGCAGGTGGCCGATGCGCTCGCCGACGCGCTGGAGGCCACCTGGCGGCGGGACCCGAACCTCTACTACGAGGACGGCTACCAGGAGTTCGCCGACCGGGGCGGTGAGGTGCGGGCGGCGCCCATCGGCGACGTCCCCTGGGTCGAGGTCGACAACCACGCCGACCTGGCCCGGGCGCGGGAGATCGCGTGCCGCTACTAG
- a CDS encoding CBS domain-containing protein, translated as MQVREAMSSQVLVVGPEHTLRQAATMMSARGIGSAVVIDPDSEGIGIMTERDVLNAIGAGLDCDVERTGAHLTWDAVYAGPDWTIEEAAAAMARGGFRHLVVLDGREVAGVISVRDIMRVWAETRMVNAG; from the coding sequence ATGCAGGTACGGGAAGCGATGTCGAGCCAGGTTCTCGTGGTCGGTCCGGAGCACACGCTCCGACAGGCGGCGACGATGATGTCGGCCCGCGGGATCGGTTCGGCCGTCGTGATCGACCCGGACTCCGAGGGGATCGGGATCATGACCGAACGCGATGTGCTCAACGCCATCGGAGCCGGGTTGGACTGTGACGTCGAGCGCACCGGCGCCCACCTGACCTGGGACGCCGTCTACGCCGGGCCGGACTGGACCATCGAGGAGGCGGCCGCGGCGATGGCCCGCGGCGGCTTCCGGCACCTGGTGGTGCTCGACGGCCGTGAGGTGGCCGGGGTGATCTCGGTCCGGGACATCATGCGGGTCTGGGCCGAGACCCGGATGGTCAACGCCGGCTGA
- a CDS encoding ester cyclase, which produces MRSAERLVEQQYAMLLRRDVARLPDLYARDAFYAMPGVTVRPIELPALLRTWTGAFPDLRVDPVGRVQTTGGAAVEQRLTGTHTGVLHSPFGTVAPTGRTVSWDVVDVVRVRRGRIAAWRSYFDWAQLLAALGLHLEGLSREPQHDPLALPV; this is translated from the coding sequence ATGCGCAGCGCGGAGCGGTTGGTCGAGCAGCAGTACGCGATGCTCCTGCGGCGCGACGTCGCCCGGCTGCCCGACCTCTACGCCCGGGACGCCTTCTATGCGATGCCCGGCGTCACGGTGCGCCCGATCGAGCTGCCCGCCCTGCTCCGGACCTGGACCGGCGCCTTCCCCGACCTGCGGGTGGACCCCGTCGGCCGGGTGCAGACCACCGGCGGGGCGGCCGTGGAGCAGCGCCTCACCGGCACCCACACCGGGGTGCTGCACTCGCCGTTCGGCACGGTCGCGCCGACCGGGCGGACGGTCAGCTGGGACGTGGTGGACGTGGTCCGGGTGCGCCGGGGGCGCATCGCCGCCTGGCGGTCCTACTTCGACTGGGCGCAGCTCCTCGCGGCGCTCGGCCTGCACCTGGAGGGGCTTTCGCGCGAGCCGCAGCACGACCCGCTCGCCCTTCCGGTCTGA
- a CDS encoding PLP-dependent aminotransferase family protein: MTAEQLISFARGAPSLDIVDVEGLKAAAVRAFDADPSGITAYGTSVGYPPLRKWIAEKHGVAPEQVLVTNGSLQADAFLFDHLVRPGDAVVVERPTYDRTLQNLQRMGSELHGVSIQPDGLDTAELRKLLESGVRPRLAHIIPNYQNPAGVTLSLEKRRELLDLAAEYEFTIFEDDPYADIRFRGEALPSMLSLDTRHVVVHASSFTKTVCPGVRVGYLVGPADLIADIAKNATSLYISPGMVAQAIVHQFCVSGEIDRSIETVRAALGERARVLAESLRRHLPQARFVEPDGGYFLWVEFPEDVLADRLAPAAAERGVAVVKGSDFVVDGGRHALRLAFSAVTADKIDEGVRRLAEAVEAVRS; encoded by the coding sequence ATGACCGCCGAGCAGCTGATCTCCTTCGCCCGTGGGGCTCCGTCGCTGGACATCGTCGATGTCGAGGGGCTCAAGGCCGCCGCCGTCCGCGCCTTCGACGCCGACCCCTCGGGGATCACGGCGTACGGCACCTCCGTCGGCTACCCGCCCCTGCGGAAGTGGATCGCGGAGAAGCACGGGGTGGCACCGGAGCAGGTGCTGGTCACCAACGGCTCGCTCCAGGCCGACGCCTTCCTCTTCGACCACCTGGTCCGCCCCGGCGACGCGGTGGTCGTCGAGCGCCCGACGTACGACCGGACGCTGCAGAACCTCCAGCGGATGGGGAGCGAGCTGCACGGCGTCTCGATCCAGCCGGACGGCCTCGACACCGCCGAGCTGCGCAAGCTGCTGGAGTCCGGCGTCCGTCCCCGGCTCGCACACATCATTCCGAACTACCAGAACCCGGCCGGTGTGACGCTCTCTTTGGAGAAGCGACGCGAGCTGCTCGACCTCGCCGCGGAGTACGAGTTCACGATCTTCGAGGACGACCCGTACGCGGACATCCGGTTCCGGGGCGAGGCGCTGCCGTCGATGCTCTCGCTGGACACCCGCCACGTGGTGGTGCACGCCTCCAGCTTCACCAAGACGGTCTGCCCCGGCGTCCGGGTCGGCTACCTGGTCGGCCCGGCGGACCTGATCGCGGACATCGCGAAGAACGCGACCAGTCTCTACATCTCGCCCGGCATGGTCGCCCAGGCGATCGTGCACCAGTTCTGCGTCTCCGGCGAGATCGACCGCTCGATCGAGACCGTCCGGGCCGCCCTGGGCGAGCGGGCCCGGGTGCTCGCCGAGTCGCTGCGCCGGCACCTCCCGCAGGCCCGGTTCGTGGAGCCCGACGGGGGCTACTTCCTGTGGGTGGAGTTCCCGGAGGACGTCCTGGCCGACCGGCTCGCCCCGGCCGCCGCCGAGCGTGGCGTGGCGGTGGTCAAGGGCAGCGACTTCGTGGTCGACGGCGGGCGGCACGCGCTGCGGCTGGCCTTCTCCGCGGTCACCGCCGACAAGATCGACGAAGGGGTCCGCCGGCTCGCCGAGGCCGTGGAAGCGGTCCGCTCCTGA
- the corA gene encoding magnesium/cobalt transporter CorA produces the protein MTYRAQQGRTPPEQGERAHRPRAWAAPVRAMSRILSADGSHPTPAPAGVGHNAVVDCALYVDGRRQPGDWTYADALAAARREENGFVWLGLHQPELEEMTAIAETYGLHELAVEDAVKAEQRPKLEQFGDVSFLVLRTARYCEHAELTENSEVVETGQVMLFIGPNFLISVRHGDACRLSPVRADLETKQDLLLQGPWAVAYAITDRVVDLYLEVADQIEDDLDVLEAEVFDRNGSGRIQRIYQMKRELVEFKRAVVPLQRPLLTLTSQVNREVPKEIRRYFRDVQDHLSRTVEQVNSYDDLLNSILQARLAQVTVDQNNDMRKIAAWAAIAAFWTGVAGIYGMNFDNMPELKMRYGYPTVLALMLAVSLYLYRWFRRNGWL, from the coding sequence ATGACCTATCGGGCGCAGCAGGGGCGGACGCCCCCGGAACAGGGCGAACGGGCGCACCGGCCGCGGGCCTGGGCGGCCCCGGTCCGGGCGATGAGCCGCATCCTCAGCGCCGACGGCTCCCACCCCACGCCCGCCCCGGCCGGGGTGGGGCACAACGCGGTGGTCGACTGCGCGCTCTACGTCGACGGCCGGCGGCAGCCCGGTGACTGGACCTACGCCGACGCGCTGGCCGCCGCCCGCCGCGAGGAGAACGGCTTCGTCTGGCTCGGGCTGCACCAGCCGGAGCTCGAGGAGATGACCGCCATCGCGGAGACGTACGGCCTGCACGAGCTCGCCGTCGAGGACGCGGTCAAGGCAGAGCAGCGGCCCAAGCTGGAGCAGTTCGGCGACGTCAGCTTCCTGGTCCTGCGGACCGCACGGTACTGCGAGCACGCGGAGCTGACCGAGAACTCGGAGGTGGTCGAGACCGGGCAGGTGATGCTCTTCATCGGCCCGAACTTCCTGATCAGCGTCCGGCACGGGGACGCCTGCCGGCTCTCCCCGGTCCGCGCCGACCTGGAGACCAAGCAGGACCTGCTGCTCCAGGGGCCCTGGGCGGTCGCGTACGCGATCACCGACCGCGTGGTCGACCTCTACCTGGAGGTGGCCGACCAGATCGAGGACGACCTGGACGTGCTGGAGGCCGAGGTCTTCGACCGCAACGGCAGCGGACGGATCCAGCGGATATACCAGATGAAGCGCGAGCTGGTGGAGTTCAAGCGGGCCGTGGTGCCGCTACAGCGCCCGCTGCTGACGCTGACCTCCCAGGTCAACCGCGAGGTGCCGAAGGAGATCCGGCGCTACTTCCGGGACGTGCAGGACCATCTCAGCCGCACCGTCGAGCAGGTGAACTCCTACGACGACCTGCTGAACTCGATCCTCCAGGCCCGGCTCGCCCAGGTCACCGTCGACCAGAACAACGACATGCGCAAGATCGCCGCCTGGGCCGCCATCGCCGCGTTCTGGACCGGTGTCGCCGGCATCTACGGCATGAACTTCGACAACATGCCCGAGCTGAAGATGAGGTACGGCTACCCGACCGTGCTGGCCCTGATGCTCGCCGTCTCCCTCTACCTCTACCGCTGGTTCCGCCGCAACGGCTGGCTCTGA
- a CDS encoding peptidylprolyl isomerase — MAEAVYATLHTNAGPIRLELFPNHAPKTVRNFVELAEGKREYTDPRTGQPGNGPYYDGTISHRVIAGFMIQMGDPTGTGRGGPGYKFADEFHPELRFDRPYLLAMANAGPGTNGSQFFITVAPTPHLTNRHTIFGQVADEQSAKVVDSIANTPTGPSDRPLQDVVIERVEIEGNAD; from the coding sequence GTGGCCGAGGCTGTCTACGCCACCTTGCACACCAACGCTGGCCCGATCCGGCTGGAGCTCTTCCCCAACCACGCGCCGAAGACCGTCCGCAACTTCGTCGAACTGGCCGAGGGGAAGCGCGAGTACACCGACCCGCGCACCGGCCAGCCGGGCAACGGGCCGTATTACGACGGCACCATCTCGCACCGCGTCATCGCCGGCTTCATGATCCAGATGGGTGACCCGACGGGCACCGGTCGCGGTGGGCCGGGCTACAAGTTCGCGGACGAGTTCCACCCGGAACTGCGCTTCGACCGGCCGTACCTGCTCGCCATGGCGAACGCCGGGCCGGGCACCAACGGCTCGCAGTTCTTCATCACCGTCGCCCCGACGCCGCACCTGACCAACCGGCACACCATCTTCGGGCAGGTCGCGGACGAGCAGTCGGCGAAGGTCGTGGACTCGATCGCCAACACCCCGACCGGTCCGAGCGACCGTCCGCTCCAGGACGTGGTCATCGAGCGGGTCGAGATCGAGGGCAACGCTGACTGA
- a CDS encoding rhomboid family intramembrane serine protease, with amino-acid sequence MSESPPTTPVCYRHPGRETYIRCTRCDRPICPDCMRAASVGHQCPECVSEGRRSVRPARTAFGGGAAGRHGYVTKALIALNALLMLLSIASDRGGDAAVGGSGFGGLLGGNTPLTDWGSVIGLAVFPDGTVGGVADGEWYRLVTAMFLHYGVVHLLLNMWALWVLGRSLEANLGPLRFLALYLIGGFGGNVAAYLFSAQNTASAGASTAIFGLFAAIFVIMRRLGRDTSAILPILVINLVFTFTVPGISIAGHLGGLVAGGLMALVLAYAPRSRRALVQSAGGAIIVVALIGLALIRTAQLLAG; translated from the coding sequence GTGAGCGAGTCGCCGCCGACCACCCCGGTCTGCTACCGACACCCGGGCCGGGAGACGTACATCCGTTGCACCCGCTGCGACCGGCCGATCTGCCCGGACTGCATGCGGGCCGCGTCGGTGGGGCACCAGTGCCCGGAGTGCGTCAGCGAGGGACGCCGTAGCGTCCGGCCGGCGCGCACCGCCTTCGGTGGCGGTGCCGCCGGCCGGCACGGCTACGTGACCAAGGCCCTGATCGCGCTGAACGCGCTGCTCATGCTGCTCTCCATCGCCTCCGACCGGGGCGGGGACGCGGCGGTCGGCGGCTCCGGCTTCGGCGGCCTGCTGGGCGGCAACACCCCACTCACCGACTGGGGGTCGGTGATCGGGCTGGCCGTCTTCCCCGACGGGACGGTGGGCGGCGTCGCCGACGGCGAGTGGTACCGGCTCGTCACGGCGATGTTCCTGCACTACGGCGTGGTCCACCTGTTGCTGAACATGTGGGCGCTCTGGGTGCTGGGCCGGTCGCTGGAGGCCAACCTCGGCCCGCTGCGTTTCCTGGCGCTCTACCTCATCGGTGGCTTCGGCGGGAACGTCGCGGCCTACCTTTTCAGCGCGCAGAACACCGCGTCCGCGGGCGCGTCCACCGCGATCTTCGGGCTCTTCGCCGCGATCTTCGTGATCATGCGACGGCTCGGCCGGGACACCTCGGCGATCCTGCCGATCCTCGTCATCAACCTGGTCTTCACGTTCACCGTGCCGGGCATCTCCATCGCCGGGCACCTGGGCGGCCTGGTGGCGGGCGGGCTGATGGCCCTGGTGCTGGCGTACGCCCCCCGGTCCCGACGCGCGCTGGTGCAGTCCGCCGGCGGCGCGATCATCGTGGTGGCCCTGATCGGCCTGGCGCTGATCCGGACCGCCCAACTCCTCGCCGGCTGA
- a CDS encoding PH domain-containing protein: MDDASPDRQRMDDASLTREWRVPGSLPAAKLVGGALLVALGLLFADGDPIRLALAALVAAGLAGWAVRDLVAPVRLAVDDAGVTVVHGFARRRRLPWSAIEVISVDRRPRLGLTTETLEIDAGSSLHLFGRYDLGTTPEEVAGTLRAARRAAGA; this comes from the coding sequence ATGGATGACGCCTCCCCCGACCGGCAGCGGATGGATGACGCCTCCCTGACCCGGGAGTGGCGGGTGCCGGGGAGCCTGCCGGCGGCGAAGCTGGTCGGCGGGGCTCTGCTGGTCGCCCTGGGCCTGCTGTTCGCCGACGGCGACCCGATCCGGCTGGCGCTGGCCGCCCTGGTCGCGGCCGGGCTGGCCGGCTGGGCGGTACGCGACCTGGTCGCGCCGGTCCGCCTCGCGGTGGACGACGCCGGCGTCACCGTCGTCCACGGCTTCGCCCGGCGGCGTCGCCTGCCCTGGTCGGCGATCGAGGTGATCAGCGTGGACCGCCGGCCGCGGCTCGGGCTCACCACCGAGACACTGGAGATCGACGCGGGCTCGTCGCTGCACCTGTTCGGCCGGTACGACCTGGGCACCACACCGGAGGAGGTGGCCGGGACGCTGCGCGCCGCCCGCCGCGCGGCGGGCGCCTGA